A window of Chitinophaga sp. MM2321 contains these coding sequences:
- a CDS encoding OmpA family protein, with translation MIIKRHFNKALLTGGLMGVFTMVFAQEQKSALALADAHYLRYEYKQAAVFYEEAASKKNTNIAIFRKLADCYRNTNNYLKAATCYSKIITLDSVQSEDLLYYADALKSTGDYARAKEIYARYMQQGGSDASKQMAGCDSAIHWKAIRPEFSTRNLSELNTGASEWGATWYLGKQLVFTSDSLRYTMIAASKKEVGRTGNDYSKLYRVDSVGNNPNGIIIRGFDAKMNSYRYHIGPVIFSAGGDTAYLTLTNVDKGTYHGRKSYYTRRLELHYSIKKEGEWQTPEPFAYNNPAAYSLGHAALTADNHILYFTSDMPGGFGKTDIWYCEKQADGSWSNPRNCGPVINTEEEEAFPTINEEGRLYFSSKGHAGMGGFDIFSAQGYATTWSIPLNLRNGFNSEGDDFCLVKQPNGHGIFASNREGGRGDDDLYAFESLSQPAALVSVAEPKILEAFVYDSETGLPVKDAVVSLKDEDRNEMWTLLANHEGKLRWVLTDEHRFVIFATGKDHAFAVPVRFTAKGKDTLRLELKLPKAPPVVGNTFVLQNIYYDRDDYHIRPDAVMALDSLAATMERYPGMRVELAAHTDSRASTEYNLILSNRRAASAAAYLISKGISEERIIAIGYGESRLLNRCADGLDCTEEEHQQNRRTEVRILQR, from the coding sequence ATGATCATAAAAAGGCATTTTAATAAGGCATTGCTGACAGGTGGTTTAATGGGCGTTTTTACGATGGTATTTGCGCAGGAGCAAAAATCGGCTTTAGCACTGGCGGATGCACATTACCTGCGCTATGAATACAAACAGGCGGCAGTATTTTACGAGGAAGCAGCTTCAAAGAAAAACACCAACATTGCAATATTCCGTAAGCTGGCGGATTGTTACCGTAATACGAATAATTATTTGAAGGCAGCCACCTGTTACAGCAAAATAATAACCCTGGACAGTGTACAATCAGAAGACCTGCTTTACTATGCGGATGCATTAAAGAGTACAGGCGACTACGCCAGGGCAAAAGAAATATATGCCCGCTACATGCAGCAGGGCGGCAGCGATGCATCAAAACAGATGGCGGGTTGTGATTCTGCAATACACTGGAAAGCAATACGCCCGGAGTTTAGTACAAGAAATCTGAGTGAATTAAATACCGGCGCTTCTGAATGGGGCGCTACCTGGTACCTTGGAAAGCAGTTGGTTTTTACGTCAGACAGTTTACGCTATACGATGATTGCTGCTTCAAAGAAGGAGGTAGGAAGAACTGGAAATGACTACTCGAAATTATACCGGGTGGATTCCGTAGGCAATAATCCCAACGGGATAATTATCCGTGGCTTCGATGCAAAGATGAATAGTTACCGTTACCATATCGGACCGGTGATTTTTTCGGCAGGAGGTGATACTGCCTATCTCACGCTGACGAATGTGGACAAAGGCACCTATCATGGGCGGAAATCATATTATACCCGGCGCCTGGAACTGCATTACAGCATAAAAAAGGAAGGGGAGTGGCAGACGCCTGAACCATTTGCTTATAATAATCCTGCTGCTTATTCCCTGGGACACGCTGCATTAACGGCCGATAATCATATCCTCTATTTTACCAGTGATATGCCCGGTGGTTTCGGAAAAACAGATATCTGGTACTGTGAAAAGCAGGCTGACGGCAGTTGGAGCAACCCCCGGAATTGTGGTCCCGTCATCAATACAGAAGAGGAAGAAGCTTTTCCCACTATTAACGAGGAAGGACGTTTATACTTTTCCAGTAAAGGACATGCGGGTATGGGTGGATTTGACATTTTTTCTGCTCAGGGCTATGCCACTACCTGGTCCATACCCCTAAACCTGCGCAATGGTTTTAATTCTGAAGGCGACGATTTTTGCCTGGTAAAACAGCCAAACGGTCATGGCATATTCGCCTCCAACCGGGAGGGCGGCCGGGGGGATGATGACCTTTATGCTTTTGAATCCTTATCGCAGCCGGCGGCGCTTGTATCTGTTGCTGAGCCAAAAATACTGGAAGCATTTGTTTATGATAGTGAAACCGGTTTACCTGTAAAAGATGCCGTTGTAAGCCTGAAGGATGAGGACCGGAATGAAATGTGGACACTCCTGGCAAATCATGAAGGAAAACTACGGTGGGTACTCACAGATGAACACCGGTTCGTGATATTTGCTACGGGAAAGGATCACGCATTTGCAGTGCCAGTAAGGTTTACCGCAAAGGGTAAAGATACATTACGCCTGGAGTTAAAGCTACCGAAAGCGCCACCTGTTGTGGGCAATACTTTTGTTTTGCAAAATATTTATTATGATCGTGACGATTATCATATCCGTCCCGATGCTGTGATGGCACTGGATTCCCTGGCAGCTACAATGGAGCGTTATCCGGGGATGCGTGTAGAACTCGCTGCTCATACAGACAGCAGGGCCAGCACGGAGTACAATTTGATATTGTCCAACCGCAGAGCCGCTTCGGCAGCAGCTTATCTTATCAGCAAGGGCATTAGCGAAGAACGGATCATAGCAATAGGTTATGGGGAAAGCCGCCTGCTGAACCGCTGTGCTGATGGATTGGATTGTACAGAGGAGGAACACCAGCAGAACAGGAGAACGGAAGTACGCATACTTCAACGATAA
- a CDS encoding type IX secretion system membrane protein PorP/SprF produces MRVKIFFLMLFSTVVCLSVSAQQEVQFSQYAFNGLAVNPAYAGYRGDAYLNTTYRKQWVDFPGAPQTGVVSLDGLPNWIQDERVGLGIQAQWDKLGPQEYLSLGGSYAYRIPLNESGSSRLSIGMGLSLAQYSVKGNVLQFTDVNDPSAPAGKINALKPDASFGVYYNTSTFYAGASVLQLFSQELSGKIAITGGDREYLVIKRTKHYYFTSGFLIDLSDQLKLKPSIMVKEDFKGPTSFDLNAFLLLNEKLWLGGSYRSSADIWKKHSLQDGLMKSNAASIIVEFFANDRLRIGYSYDFTTSGLSSYQSGSHEISIGLLLLSKKRQDRVLSPRYF; encoded by the coding sequence ATGCGTGTAAAAATATTTTTTCTGATGCTATTCTCTACTGTTGTCTGTCTTTCAGTAAGTGCCCAGCAGGAAGTACAGTTTAGTCAGTATGCATTTAATGGATTAGCCGTAAATCCCGCCTATGCCGGGTATAGAGGTGATGCTTACCTGAATACCACTTACCGCAAGCAGTGGGTGGATTTTCCGGGAGCTCCGCAAACGGGCGTTGTATCATTAGATGGGCTTCCCAACTGGATCCAGGATGAGCGGGTAGGACTGGGGATTCAGGCCCAATGGGATAAACTGGGACCACAGGAATATCTTTCTTTAGGAGGATCTTACGCCTACCGCATTCCGTTAAACGAGTCCGGGAGTTCAAGACTAAGTATCGGTATGGGATTAAGCCTGGCGCAGTATAGCGTAAAAGGCAACGTATTGCAGTTCACAGATGTGAACGACCCTTCTGCACCAGCGGGTAAAATCAATGCACTCAAGCCGGATGCCAGCTTTGGAGTCTACTACAATACATCGACTTTTTATGCAGGAGCTTCCGTTTTACAGTTGTTTTCGCAGGAATTATCAGGAAAGATTGCAATTACCGGCGGTGACCGCGAGTACCTGGTTATCAAAAGAACGAAACATTATTATTTCACTTCCGGCTTTCTGATTGACTTATCTGACCAATTAAAATTAAAACCTTCCATTATGGTGAAGGAAGATTTTAAAGGACCAACAAGTTTCGATCTGAATGCTTTTTTATTGCTGAATGAAAAGCTCTGGCTTGGAGGTTCTTACCGCTCTTCTGCGGATATCTGGAAGAAACATAGTCTTCAGGACGGACTGATGAAGTCCAACGCAGCCAGCATTATTGTAGAGTTTTTTGCAAATGATCGGTTAAGAATAGGCTATTCCTATGACTTCACAACAAGTGGACTATCCAGCTACCAATCTGGTTCGCATGAAATATCCATTGGACTGTTACTTCTTAGTAAAAAGCGCCAGGATAGGGTGCTTAGTCCCAGGTATTTTTAA